The genomic stretch TTGGGATTGGCCGAAACGTACATGATCTCTTCTTTGCCGCCCTTTTCCATGGTCACCGGATAGACATTGCCTTTTTCGAAGGCCTTGAGCATCCATTCGCTCTTGGTGGGGTCCTGTAGTTCTTTGATGGGCAGTTTGGAAAGTGCTTCCTTGCTGTCAAAGCCATAGTTCTTTGGGTGCTTTATCTTCTATTTTGGCCATGATCTGTCCATGGCCACGGCCCACTCCGAATCTTTGAAACATTTCGACTGTAAACCAATGTAAATCAAGGTTTATGAGAGTAATTAGGTGACATTTTTTGCTAACCTTATCTTTCTTACTTATAATTAATATAACCAACTTTTAACCAAGTATTTAAAAGTTATTTGTAGAAATATATTTTGAACCCTTTAGATTCGATTTGATCGAAAAAAGGGCCCTCAAATGGTAAAATTATTTAAAACACTACAAATCGAAACATTATGAAGGTTAGGAACATCATCGGAATCCATTTCATCATTCGCAAGGAAAGAGTAAATCAGGATTGTTTCAGGTTTATTTAAGGAAATTCCTAAATGGCTCTAGAAGGGAAATATCATTAAAAGATCCCCATCCGAAGGAAGGGGATTTGTGATAACCCCTATAAGGGGATAAAACTACCCTTGCCCCCTGAGGAGGCAAGGGAGACGTTGTCCCCTCTGTTAAACTTTATTTACTTTTCAAACTTCTTTTCTTTCTTCTCCTGATACTCCACATACCGTCTGATCATTCCCGTGTCAAGGCCTATCGTGTCTACACAATATCCCTTGACCCAAAAGTGATTGCCCCAATAGGGGCGCTGCTTCAACTGCTTAAACCTGCCAAACACCCTTATCGCTGTCCGACCCTTCAGCATGCCTACTATTTCCGAAATCGACACTTTTGGAGGAGCCTCTATGATCATGTGAACATGATCTTCCTGAACATTAAGCACTTCTATCTTACAACGCTTTTGTTCACTGAACAGCTGAATACAATTTTCTAGTTCCTCCTTTATTGCTTTCAGCACTTTATACCTATATTTAGGCGTCCATACTAAATGATACTTACAATGCCAGATGGCAGGGGATAATTTATTGAATCGACTCATTTGGTTACTTTCTTTTGTTGTGGGGACAACATTTTGAAAGGTAACCAAGGGGCGGTTTTTAGGCAAACCCGTAAAACGATCTCTGACCACGTTCACAGAACGTGGAGTTCTAAGTGTATATTAAAATCCTCGAACAAATACCTTTTGATTGACGCTTTTTGTTTTTGTCCATTTCGAATATATTCTACTTCAGCCACCTCAGTGTTGCCATTTAGAATCATAAAGCTGTTCGCCCTTTTTTTGGCCAAATTGGATCCGGGGATGTAATTTTCCTTTTTGCTAAGTAACCGCACTATTAAACCCGTGTTGTGTGGTTACGATTTATCAGAAAAATAATAATGGCCTAAAATTAGTGGGAACCCTTTTTCAACATGTAATAACAAACCCCGCATTACAATAATGTGGGGTTTGTTATTTTGCATCATAAAGTTCATCTTTTGAAAGAATATTTCCAGAATTTGTAGGTTATTAATGTGGAAAGGCATTGTGTATAGCTACATCTCCCATAGTATAACCTTTTACTACAAGAAAACCGGAAAACGTTATTTTATCAAAGAGGAAATCATAAAATGGGTTATTTCCAAATCAGGTCAATCCAAGCTAAAATGAGTGAGATATCACCAAAATGGTCGGCTCAGGGACAGGAAGGGGAAATTTGAGACTGTCACCTCAACAATCCTTAATTACTTAGAATTTATAGCCAAAAGAAACACCGAGGCCTATATTTTTGAGTTCTTGACCGGTATCGTAGTCTCCATATTTATATTGGAGGTTAGCCATGCCAAAATCCCCATTAACCTGAACACTATACCGTTCCATGAATTCGTATCCCAGTAGGAAACCTAAACCATAGTCCCAAGGCTCACCATAGTTATAGGTTCCCATGTCTCCAACTGAACCATCTTTTGTGAAATTCACATCTCCTTGTCGCTGTGCAAGCATTATATCATCATAAAGCAAATCCGTTTCACTTTCCCAATTGCCCCCGAGTCCATAACCTATATAAGGCCCTGCTCCCACCAAAAGGCGCCCAGAGCTCCCTATCCTTGGTTTAAAAACGACATGTACAGGCATCACCAAATAAGATAAATTCACTTTGAACTCACTGTCTTCTCCAGTAACGGCAGACCATACACCTCTTCCTTTGAATCCTTTCCCTTGGTAAATTAAGGAAGGTTGTAAATAAATATCATTCCAAACCGGTACATCCAGGGTAAGACCAATTTGCATGCGAACAACAGGGTCAGTTTCATCTACACTGCCGTCAGCTTGTGTAAACTTCGAATTGGTCATATTCAT from Echinicola soli encodes the following:
- the tnpA gene encoding IS200/IS605 family transposase, whose product is MSRFNKLSPAIWHCKYHLVWTPKYRYKVLKAIKEELENCIQLFSEQKRCKIEVLNVQEDHVHMIIEAPPKVSISEIVGMLKGRTAIRVFGRFKQLKQRPYWGNHFWVKGYCVDTIGLDTGMIRRYVEYQEKKEKKFEK
- a CDS encoding porin family protein, with protein sequence MMRKWLFTYLSLFVFTMFFPTLSDAQVQWGVRAGMNMTNSKFTQADGSVDETDPVVRMQIGLTLDVPVWNDIYLQPSLIYQGKGFKGRGVWSAVTGEDSEFKVNLSYLVMPVHVVFKPRIGSSGRLLVGAGPYIGYGLGGNWESETDLLYDDIMLAQRQGDVNFTKDGSVGDMGTYNYGEPWDYGLGFLLGYEFMERYSVQVNGDFGMANLQYKYGDYDTGQELKNIGLGVSFGYKF